The genomic stretch CTCAGTGTTAAATCCAAATCCTGAAAACAAACACACAAATACATGTGAATTCATAAAGAAATAAAACATACGACAatcattttaaaataatcttATCTGTATAAGGATAACTATTTTGTTAAGACTTTACATCATTGACTTTAACAAGTTTAAAAACTATGGAACCATGCCCTCTTCAGCTGTCtgcaacaatgaattccacagattctggaTGAAGAAATTCCCCGCATCTCATTTTTAAAGGGAAGTCTCTTTATCCTAAGGCTATGCCCCAGGATCATACTAATGGAAATATTCCATGCCCACATCCCTTCTGTCCAAGTCTTTCACTATCtaatagtttcaatgagatcccccctcatccttctgatgTCCATCAAGTACAAACCCAGAGATATCAGAAACTACTCATATGTTAAACCTGTCTTTCTTCTGATACATTATTAAAATAGATTATATTTGTTTAAACATGTAGGCTCGTATTTTTCTCGCACTTGTAAATGGTGAAACAGAACAAGTGTCTCTAAGTATTAAACTGTCTCTATCTTATTAAATAAGTTAGTTTTCTGTATTTTAGTTAGTAGTCACAGTAATATAAGCAAGGTCAAACAGTAGGAGAAATAAGAAAGACATCATTGGcttcttgcagtcatgggcagagcaattGCCACACCAAGACGTTATGCTTTCTACGGTCCATCAGTAAATACTGCTGATGATTAAAAGGAACAAGCAGTAGCGATgcgctacacacagcgctgaaataacgacacacagtcggtaagtcgtttcgaggctagtttattcaaactttgcgatgctggtatttaaatccctagcgcccgccctctccgggcggaaatgacatcggaGGTACATTactaaagtctccccccgcgggctggctatttgtgagccggttcgcctgcgccgaaagtgggtcgccacaaagctaaatttctttagcctcctaaggaagtagagacattgatgagctttcttggctgtgggtCCACATGATCAGACAAGGATAGGCTATTGGAAATGTTCACTCTTAGGAGCTTGAAtttctcaacctcagcaccactAATGTTGACAGGAGCATGTAGGCTGCCCCTCCTTGAAATCAATGGCTTCCTCTTTTGTTGGTGCTTCTAAGTTTATTTTACCACGTGGTTTCTTTTTACATACTTGTGGAAATTCTtacatttttgttcttttttttccagcattggggaatcaagaactagaaagCACAGATGTGAAGGAAAAAATTTAATAGGAACTGGAGCGACAACTCTTACATAAAGAGGGTGGTCAGTTGGCCTAACTTGGTGGACAGaatgtaattctgctcctatctcttaatgtacaagctgtcagaggaagcaGTTGAGCTATGTACagaaacaacatttaaaagacatttgtacAGCTacgtacatggatagaaaacatttagaaggatatgggtcaaatgcctGCAAATGAAACGAGTCATCTTGGTCCgaaggcttgttcctgtgctgtttgaCAAATACAGGTGTCGCCCCCATTAGAAAAGTAAGCCAAAATGGGGTAAAACGAAgagccattaatttatatgggaaaatttttcgtaaaagcaaaaatcctctttgtaatgagaaaacaggttactaatgtaggtcttttgtaaaagcgaagtggcgtaaagcaaacattAGTAAAGTGGGGAACACCTGGATATCAACAACAACATTAATCTCCAGGTTTTGCTGACAtgcaatatgcaaggagattgggaaaatatggttggtgttggatcgcaagagagggaatttgttgaatgcctatgagatgagagcagcttgtgcttgagcctatttGGGGAAAGGCtaccttagattgggtgttgtgtaataacccagatcttgttAGGGAGctgaatgtaaaggaacccttatgaTGAATTCATAttggaatttgagagggagaaacataaGACACATGTTTCAGTATCACAATACACTGAATACACAATAtaaagaataaagggaattacagaggcatgagaaaggagcttgcctaggtggattggaggaggatactggtggggatgatggcagagcagagatggttgaagtttttgggaatagttcacaaggcacaggatagatatgctGTCATGCTCCCAGAGGACTGGatgattgcaaatgtcattccactctttaagaaggaaggaaggcaaaagaaattataggccagttagtttaacctcagtggttgggaaagtgttggagtctattagtaaggatgaggtttcaaggttcTTGGAGACTACTGATAATATAAGtcagtcagcatgatttctgtaaagggaaattttgcctggcaaatctgttagagttctttaaggcagtaacaagcaggatggacaaaggagaagcagtggatgtcatttacttggattttcagaaggcatttgataaggtgccacacacgaggctgcttaacaagataaaatactatggcgttacaggaaagatactggcatggatagagaaatggctggaggcagcgaatgggaattaaagcaccttttctggttggctgccggtgactagtggtgttcctcaggggtcagtattgggactgctacttttcacattgtttgtcaatgatttggataatggaattgatggctttgtggcagatACAAAGATGGGTTGAGggttaggtagtgctgaggaagcaatgtgattgcagcaggacttaagacaaattggaagaatgggcaaaaaagtggcagatggaattcagtgttgagagatgtacgataatgcattttggtaaaggaaacaatagtgcaaatattatctgaatggggagaaggttcagacgtcaaaggtgcagaaggacttgggagtccttgtgcaagactgccagaggttaacttacaggttgattctgtggtaaagaaggcaaatgcaatgtggcatttatttcaaggggaatagaatataaaagcaaggagataattccCAGCCTTTATGAGACACTAGTCAGCCCGCACTTTTAttttcaacagttttgggtcccatatctcagaaaagatgtgttgtcattggagagagtccagaggagattcacaaggatgattctgggactgaaggggttaacatatgaggagcatttagcagctttgggcctgtactcactggaatttagaagaatgtaggggtgaatctcattgaaacctaccaaatgttgaaaggactagatagggtggatgtggagaggatgtttcttatggcagtggtccccaacctccagGCCGTGGACCgataccgggccgcaaagcatgcaGGGGTGCAGCGGTAGGCAATGAAATTGATGGCACctagcacatctttaagaaaaaagccaaaataaacaaACTAATTAATTAGGTGCTGCCCATCACAGAAACGTTGGCCCAGATCAGAGGCGATTGCCAATTTCACTTGCTCTTGGAAGCTTCATAACTCTCTCTCCTAATTCTCTTCTacattgcagagggttcaaaggagatttacaaaacTGATTCTGGGTATGaaagactctgggcctgtatttgctggaatttagaagaacgagagcggatctcattgaaatgtattgaatgttaaaaggcctagatgagtggatgtgaaaaggatgtttcctataatgggggagtctagaaccagagcgCATAATGTTAGAATAGAGGGACGGACATTTGTCTGCCCTCCAGAGCTCAATGCTCTGACAGATGAAGGCCAGCAGTTttaagaatcagatttaatatcactgacatttgttgtGAATCTGTTGCTTTCTGGCATTAGTACAttgctggtgccaagctgtatcggtgcttgctcttcccttggactacatcagtgacgtggagaaggggaacctgctgcatgggcaacagctggttcttcaaCTCTGTCTGCCCAGACGTGCCCTGGacaggacacagtccaccagaagCGCAAACCCGTGATCCACTGGGATCGATGGCTGCCTACtactacattgcaatacataatactgaaaaactataaatttataaatatatacacacacatattaaattaaataagtagtgcaaaaagagtggCAAAAATTGTGAGGTActattcatgggttcactgtccaatcagaaatctgacaagaggggaagaagatgtttttgaaacattgattgtctgtgtcttcgggctcctgtactaccacctccttaatggtagcaacGAGGTAGCGAGAAGAGTCTTGGCACGAaacatttactcttttccatagatgcttcctggcctgcaaagttcctccagcattttgtgtgtgtgcatggaaagttcacaactttcttcagttttttccaattctgtgtggtggtccctccataccagtcagtgatgcaaccagtcagaatatccTCCACGGTATATCTGTTGCAATTTGTGTCATTGGTGATACACCAAGCCTCCTCAAGCTctattgaaatatagctgctgtcatgccttcttagtaattgcatcaatatgttgcaataTGATCATGAGAAtagtgcagtgggctaagcacacatccctgtggtgcacctgtggtgattttcagtgaggagatgttactCCTGATCTGCACAGACTATGGTCTCcgggtgaggaagtcaaggatccagattgcagagggaggtacagaggaccaTGTTTTAGAGCTTGTTGGTTAGAACTgagagtatgattgtgttgaatgctgagcagtaGTTAATAAACAGTGGCCTGACATAACTATTACTGTTGACCAGGtcatccaaggctgagtggagagtggagggccAGTAAGAGAGCATCTGCTGTAGCACTATTGTGGCAACAGATAAGTTACAACTTGCAAGGGTTGAAAGATGCTCTGACGTTGGCCTCCGAAGCAGATCACAGGGTCATGCTAAATGCCTCCTTCATCACACTATTAGCATGGCTGCTTCCAGCAATTTGTGCATTTGTACTCCCAGATCTCTGTGTTTAAGGGCAGTGGAGATATATTGAATAGGAATCCAAGAGGTCATTCTTCTACACAGAAGATGGTACATacatggaacaagctaccagaggaagtggttgaagcaggcaCAATGAAGAACATTTGGGcaagtacttggataggaaaggtttgaagGGATATGGCTAATAGTAGCTTAGATGGAAATCTTGGTTGGTTTGGatgttgggctgaaggacctgtttccatgctgtatgactatgactgttgtgacaataagatataagagcagaattaggccatttggcccagcgagtctgatcatgactgatccagttttcctctcatccccaatctcctgccttctcctcgtatccctttatgccctgatcaatcaagaatctatgaacctttgccttaaatatacacaaagtctggacctccacagctgcctgtgacaacgaattccacagattcaccatcctctggctaaagaaatgtctcctcacctctgttctaaaaggacgcttctctattttgaggctgtgccctctggttttacactcccccaccataggaaacatcccctccacatccactccatcaaggtcACTCACCGTTCAGTACGTTTCAATTAGGGCATCtgttattcttctaaattctaatgaatacagacccagagccatcaaatgctcttcatatgacaaaccattgaatcctagaatcattttcatgaatgtcCTTAAGATACAGATGTCAAAATAAAGTGCTACTTTATTTCTGTAGTGAATTTTCTGAACAACTAATAATACTTCccaaaatagaaaatagaaaaactATTCAAAATTTAAATCATTTTTATTAGTTAAAATTAAGCAATAGATTGCCAAACtaataatgtatttattttagTACAAATTTGGCCAGTAATTTATAAAATTACTACATATTTTAGAATTTGATTAACCCATTGTGCAAGACAAAAATAGTATTGCTACACATTACTGAATGTGATTCTTTCCAACAGTGGTACAGTTGGATGgataatttaatttaaatacaaaCTTCTTTCTGCAAAAttgaacattttaaaaaaatttacttCCTTCCTTCTGCTTTCCATGTCTGATGTTAACCAATCTCCACTGTTCAATGCGCATCAGCAGTAAGAATAAAACTTTTCTCAGACTGACCAGGGCTTTTATTCCAGCCTAGTGTTCTGAATCTTCTACGTACTCCATTCGAGATGCTGAAAGATGTAGGCTGTAAAACGCTCTGCCATCCATCCAACAGTAATGACAGACAATGCAAACCTCCTGCTACTATTCAACACAACTGCAAGAAGAATCAAACCAAAGCAAGTGCTCAATGCTTATAAGAAAATAGTACACTTAGAAATAAAACATTATTTGTTTGTTACATTATGTAATATATATTTTATTGGACCTTGAGTACTTAAACAGTCAGCACTTTTAATAATTTGTGGAAGTTCTATATATTATTACTGTTTAGAGTTTGGAGTCTCAACTCAGTAATAGTGCAGAAAGTAAAAAAAGATTGTGATGACAGGATGATGATAGGAGAAAACAAAGAATTACTTAAAAAGTAGTAATCTAGTGACATACCAAAGTACtttataggaacatagaaaacctacagcacaatacaggccattcggcctacaaagctgtgctgaacatgcccttaccttagaaattatctagggttacaaacagccctctatttttctgagctccatgtacctgtccaggagtctcttaaaagaccctctcatatctgcctccaccaccgttgccggcagcccattccacaaactcagcactctctgtgtaaaaaacttacctgacatctcctctgtacctacttccaagcaccttaaaactgtgccttctcgtgctagtcatttcagccctgggaaaagcctctatcggatacgatacggtcttttaagagacttttgggtaggtacatggaacttagaaaattagagggctataggtaagcctagtaatttctaaggtagggacatgttcggcacagctttgtgggccgaagggcatgtattgtactgcaggttttctaagtttctatccatatgatcaatgcctctcatcaccttaaaacacctctatcaagtcacctctcatcctccgttgcacCAAGGAAAAAAGTCACTCAATctattatcataaggcatgctcctcaatccaggcaacatccttgtaaatctcctctgcaccctttctatggtttccacatccttcctatagtgaggcgactatAGTATAGCTGAAAAGTTACTGTTGTAACAAGAAAATGCAGCAGCCAATTTGTGCATATCTAGATCTCATAAGTAGCAATGAAGAAATTGAGAAAGTTATTGTGTCACTTAGCCACTTGAACCTGCTCCATCATTAAGACCACAGCTAATCTGATTGAAACTTCAACTCTGCATTCTTTTCTACCTATGTAAATATTTCACCCCCGATAATATACTGCTTCCATAGGTCTTTAAAGAAATTCAAAAGTGCATTACCCTTTTGTCAGAAATGGATATCCACCTTTCTACATGGAGACTACTAGTTCCAGGTTCTCGTAAAcagaaaatactctgcagatgctggggtcaaagcaacacgcacaacatgctggaggaactcagcaggtcaggcagcacccgtggaaatgaacagtcaatgtttcgggccgagacccttcgtcaggactgaagagggtggggccaggggccctataaagaatgtggggggagggtgggaaggagaaggctggtaggtgccacgTGAAAAACcactaaggggaaagcactatgggtagtagaaggaggcggaaccatgagggaggtgattggcagctagaggaggaggcagagggaaACGGATGGGagaagggaattaccagaagttggagaattcaatgttcatgcctaggggctggagactacccagatggtatatgaggtgttgctcctccaacctgagtttggcctcatcatggcagtggaggaggccatgtacggacatatccaaatgggaatgtgaagcagagttgaagtgggtggcaaccgggagttcctgtctgttgtggcagacagagcggaggtgcttgacgaagcagtcccccaatctgcattgggtctcacctatgtagagaaggccgcaccgggagcaccggatgcaatagatgaccccaacagactcacaagtgaagtattgcctcacctggaaggactgtttggggccctgaatggtggtaagggaggaggtgtagggacaggtgtagcacttacgcttgcagggataagtgccaggtgggagatccgtaGGGAGAgacatgtggaccagggagtcgcggagggaatgatccttGCAGAAAGCGGAAAGGGGTAgggtgggaaagatgtgcttagcggtggggtcctgttgaaggtggtggaagttgcggaggataatgtgctggatccgaaggctggtggggtggtaggacaaggggaactctgttcttgttgtggtgacgggaggatggggtgagggcagaagtacaggaaatggaggagatgtgggtgagggcatcattgatgacggcaacagggaaaccatgatccttaaagaaagaggacatttgagatgtcctggaacggaaagtctcatcctgggagcagatgcagcggagacagaggaactaggaatagggaatagcatttttgcatgtggcagggtgggaagaggtataattgaggtagttatgagagtcagtgagtttatagaagatgtcagtggacagtctgtctccagagatggagactgagagatcgagaaaggggagatggaccaagtgaatttgagggctgggtggaactTACAGGCAAAGTCGattaaattgacgagctcagcatgggtgcaggaagcagcaccaatgtagtcatcaatgtagcaaaggaaaagttggggagcagtaccagtataggtttggagcacagactgttccacataaccaacgaAGATTCTACTAGGTTCCGCAGCTTCACCATAATAACCCAGCCAAGACCCACAGGGCCTTATATATTTCATTGaacttctctctcttttttctaaaTTCTAACAGCTCCTACTCTGTCCAACTTTTCTTCAAAAGACAGGTTGTTGGATAAATATTCATTTGAACATTAAtgagaacacacaaaatgctgggggaacgcagcaggccaggcaacatctataggaagaagtactgtcgccgttttgggccgagacccttcatcaggactaactgaaagaaaagatagtaagagatttgaaagtgggggtggggggggggaaattgaaaatgataggggaagacaggagggggtggggtgaagctaaaagctggaaaggtgattggcaaaacggatacagagctggagaagggaaagaatcatgggatgggaggcctaggcagaaagaaaagggggggggggagcaccagagggagacaaagagtgatgggcagacagaggaaaaaaaaaggagggggggaataaataaatcagggatggggtaagaaggggaggaggggcattaacagatgttagagaagtcaatgttcatgccatcaggttggaggctacccagacggaatataaggtgttgttcctccaacctgagtgtggcttcatcttgacagtagaggaggccattgatagacatatcagaatgggaatgggacctggaattaaaatgtgtggccactggcagatcctgctttctctggtggacagagcatacgtgttcagcgaaacggtctcccagtctgtgtcaggtcttACCGATGTATAAAAGGCCAGGAGTatcagacgcagtataccacaccagctgactcacaggtgaagtgttgcctcacctggaaggactgtctggggccctgaatggtggtgagggaggaagtgtaagggcaggtgtagcacttgttccgcttacaaggataagtgccaggagggagatcggtgggaagagatgggaggagacaaatggacaagggagtcgcatagggaccgatccctgcggaaagcagaaagggggaggagggaaaaatgtgcttggtagtgggatctcattggaggtggcggaagttacggagaattatatgttggacccggaggctggtggggtggtaggtgacgacaaggggaaccctatcccgagtggggtggcgggcggatggggtgagagcagatgtgcgggaGTTATCTCCAGGCCCCCAAATattagcctggatatagggtgcaagttgaatcgagagctaaaattagcatgtcgcaaaggtaatgttCCGGTTATAATAGggtatttcaacatgcaggtagacttggaaaatcaggttggtactggaccccaagaaagggagtttgtggagtgcctccgagatggattcttagagcagcttgtactggagcctaccagggagaaggcaattctggatctagtgttgtgtaatgaaccggattagATAAAGGAACTCGagataaaggaaccattaggaggtagtgaccataaaaTGATAacttttaatctacaatttgagagggagaagggaaaatgggAAGTGTCAgttttacagttgaacaaaggggactatggagccatgagggaagaactagccaaagttgactggaaggatacccgagcagggatgacagtggaacaacaatggcaggtatttctgggaataataaagaaggtgcaggatcagtttattccaaagaggaagaaacattctaaggggagtagggggtgaccgtggctgacaagggaagtcaaggacagtataaaaataaaagagaagaagtataacatagcaaaggtgAGCGAGaagccagaggactgggaaacttttaaagagcaacagaagattactaaaaaggcaatacgggaagaaaagatgaggtacgaaggtaagctagccaagaatataaatgaggatagtaaaagcttcgttaagtatgtgaagaggaaaaaattagttaagaccaaagttgggcccttgaaggcagaaacgggtgaatttattatggggaacaaggaaatggctgatgaactgaacaggtactttggatttgtcttcactagggaagacacagacaatctcccagatgtaatagtggccagcgGACCtcgggtaacggaggaactgaaggaaattcacattaggcagaaaatggtgttgggtagactgatgggactgaaggctgataaatccccatgccctgatggtctgcatcccagggtgcttaaggaggtggctctagaaatcgtgggtGCAtcagtaatcattttccaatgtcttatagattcaggatcagctcctgaggattggaggatagctaatgttatcccactttttaagaaaggaggaagagagaaaactGAGAATTATAGaacagtcagcctgacatcagtggtggggaagatgctagagccaattataaaagatgaaatagcggcacatttggatagcagtaacaggatcagtccgagtcagcatggatttatgaaggggaaatcatgtttgacaaatcttctggaatattttgaggatgtaactatgaaaatggacaagggagagccagtggatgtagtgtacctggacttccagaaagcctttgataaggtcccacataggagattagtgggcaaaattagagcacatggtattgggggtagggtactaacatggatagaaaattggttggcagacagggaacaaagagtagggattaacgggtccttttcaaaatggcaggcagtgactagtggggtatcaCAAGGCTCGgggctgggaccgcagctatttgcaatatacattaatgatttagatgaagggattaaaagtaacattagcaaatttgcaaaatgacacaaagctgggtggcagtgtgaaatatgaggaggatgttaggagaatgcagggtgacttggacaggttgggtgagtgggcagatgcagtttaatgcggataaatgtgaagttatccactttggtggcaagaacaggaaggcaggttactatctgaatggtgtcaagttaggaaaaggggaagtacaacgagatctaggtgtccttgttcatcagtcactgaaagtaagcatacaGGTACAACAGgcaatgaagaaagctaatggcatgttggccttcataacaaggggagttgtataggagcaaagaggtccttctgcagttgtacagggccatGGTGAaactacacctggagtattgtgttcagttttggacgccaaatttgaggaaggacattcttgctattgagggagtgttcaccttgtaggttcacaaggttaattactGGGaaggcaggactgtcatatgttgaaagattggagcgactggccTTGaaaacactggaatttagaaggatgagaggggatttgattgaaacatataggattattaagggattggacacactacaggtaggaaacatgttcccaatgttgtgTTCTCAGACCTATGTGAAGGGACTTGAACTCCAATACTTTGTTTTTAAAAACTCAGAAAACTGTCATTAAGTCTGTACTAACATGGAAGAAAAACATAAAAAGCACAACTATATAAAATTCAGTAAAAAAGGCAAACTATAAAATGATGTATAGAGATTTGCAGTTATTACAAAAAGAATTTGAAACAGATCTGTAAACACCTCCGACTAGAAGAAAGCAGCAGAAGGCTGAAGCATCCCCGCAGCTTTCTCCATTTAATAAAATCAAGGCTGAAACACAGCTCAATTCACCCAATTTGTAAATTGATTTactattatcacatgtaccaTGGTACAGTGAGGCAACTTTTGTGTTGCATACcatatacagatcatttcatcacagtgcattgagttagtacaagggaaaacaataatacaatgcagaataaagagaattacagagatagtgtagtgcaggtagacaataaggtacaagccATAAATGAGGTAGGTGTAAGTTAATGAGCCCATCTTATCAGACAAGAGGACTGTTCAATTGTCCTATCACAGCAGGATGGAAGTTGTCCTTGACTACATTGGTTTGTACTTTCAGGCTTTGTTATCGTGGAAGCAGGGAGAGAATGTCTGAGGTGGGTGGACTCTTTGATTAACTTGAATTCAATGATTTTTATGGAATGGAAGGGGGCATCATCAATATGGGTGTTGATTTTGTTTTCTTCTCATTCTCCTCCATGTCCATTCACATCAAATGTCAACTTCATTTGCAAACAGTAAACGCTAGAGTTTAATATCTTTTACCATGCCAGAATATAGTTTGTATTAATTTGTTTAAACAGTCATTGTACAGTCTCTTAACAAATAAAACATGGTTAACATGAAGAGCTATAAACTTTGAAACAGTGAATCTAATATTGTCAAAAGGTTACCTCTGACAGCTTGTGCGTTGGATGCCAGaacaaagaaattgatgaggttaATGTACAGAGGTGAGTCGTCATGTTCCCAAATTATAACTGGAATCACAAGAAGTTTCCCGTAACCAGATAATAATATGGCTATTAGCAGCATGTAGAGATTTGATTTTTTCTGGATGAAATCATGCTTTGTTAAGCATAGGAAGAAAAACACCCCACTCAGGAATGCCGTTAGCTCTAATAAAAGAGACCAAGAAACATTAAAGCATATTACCCATGTTTACTCTAGTAAGTGACATTTCCTTTACAAAAGAAAGTAAATTCATACAAA from Hemitrygon akajei chromosome 7, sHemAka1.3, whole genome shotgun sequence encodes the following:
- the arv1 gene encoding protein ARV1 isoform X3, whose protein sequence is MGKLMVNSAKMYFPLQRSCQKPVDKYVEYDPVIILIDAILCKVQAYRHIILNSNINIHWKLCIFCLLCEAYLRWSQLQDSQQTVDPIDIIRYAKEWDFYLMFGLASLELTAFLSGVFFFLCLTKHDFIQKKSNLYMLLIAILLSGYGKLLVIPVIIWEHDDSPLYINLINFFVLASNAQAVRVVLNSSRRFALSVITVGWMAERFTAYIFQHLEWST